The Vanacampus margaritifer isolate UIUO_Vmar chromosome 20, RoL_Vmar_1.0, whole genome shotgun sequence genome contains the following window.
ccccgaccccccttTTAGCTTTTGTTTCCCAGATGCATTTTTTCCTCCCCTCAGTAGTCGTTGATTGGCTTCTTTGCTGTCCTTCTGCATAATCCTTGCCTGAATGTGATCAGTCAGTCGGGGTGGGGgttaatttgggggggggggttaccgcCATCTGGCCCGGTGACGACAGCATCTGGCACGTGTCCCATCTGCATGTCAATGCCTCACTACAAAGAGGGACGTCTTCATGGTGTTGTGCGGGATACATCAACATtcacctcccccctcccccttttctctctctctctttctcccctcCAGCAGGAGAAGACGGAGGTTGTGCGAACCAAAAGGAAATATGAAAAGAAGCCCAAGCTCCCCCCTCGGTCAGCGCCTCATCACGTGGGACCTTCGATCTTCAATGTCAAAGACCTCAATCAGTACGACTTTCCCAGCTCTGACGACGAACACTTCTCACAGGTAAGCAAATGCGGCGCCGCCTTCCGTCGTCGCTCGGAACTTCCCTGCAAAAGTCTGCAGTCATTCCAGATGTTGCTGGACTTTTTTTCAGTCTCAGGACAAAAAATGACGTTTACAAAAACATTGTCGCCAAACTTTCCAAAATGTCCGTTCTATTTGCTGAAGATGAAAATTGGCCTTCAGTGGTTTGCAGAAGATTAATCAGTCTTTACAAAACATTTCTTTTCGCTTATTGTCTTTAAGAGCTCCAGAAATTTGTGTTTGGTTTGTTGAATcatctgaattgtcttaaatgtttacaaaaatgtgcGCTGGGTTGGCAGGGAACTCGAAAATCATCTTTTGTtttacatgggaaaaaaaaaaattccagccgTGCTGcctctgtaaaaaacaaaaaaacaacaacattttttgttttgtttttctccgcCGCAGATTCATTCAGGTTCTTCCGAGGCAGAAGAGGAGAACGACCCAGATGGCTGCTACGCGTTCAGGAGGAAGGCGGGCTGTCATTACTACGCCGTGAGTGCTTCCTTTCCCTCGCTCGGCTGCGCTTCTATTTTTAGCGCACTCCCGTGAGTCAGCAGCGCGCCCACCAAGAGCGCCTGATAtcgtttgttgttgtgtttttgcagtCGAGTCCCGGCCGGAGCGGCAGCTGGCCGTGGGTGAGCCCGCTGGAGGGCGGCCTGGGCCACCCGCGCTTCCGCTACTGTCTGACCTCCCTCAACACGCCGCGGCGTTGCGTCGGTCTGGCTCGACGCCGCGTGGGCCGAGGGGGCAGGTGAGCGCACACGCACGTTAGCCAATCAGCTTGCAGATGCGGCGTCGCCGTCGCACGTGAACGTGACCGCGGCTTAACCGATAGATTTCATGCTGCCGGCAATTGGCCAGCCAGGCGCGCTCACCGACAAGTTGGAGCTCATTTGCGTTTCAACTCGGGTCAGGATGTTGAGGGCGGACGTCTTAGTTGATGCTGACTGAGCAGGATGACGACGCGGTGGCGGCACGACGACGCGGTGGCGGCACGACGACGCGGTGGCGGCACGCCGGCGGCCTTTTGGCACACGTCAACGTCAAGCTGCTTGCTAAAATGTTGAACCCGCTCCCGCTTTGGCTCACAGCGGCCCAAATGGCGCTTGACAACACGGCCTCCGTCGTTTTGTCGCATGTCACCTCGGAAGTGCACGGCTGAGCGGACGGCGTGTTTCAGCTGCCGTCCGCTAAACTTTGACTTCTGTAGCCGTCAATAGTGACTGAGTTTGGAAAGCGGCCGCACGCACGTGCTGATTGTTGCCGCATGTTTTTGCAAATCTTTATCCGTTTTCATTTTTGGAGTGTAACGTTGTGTTTGTCTGATTTCAGGTTCTTGTTGGATCGGGCGCACGCCGACCTGGACGCCGTCTGTCAGTACCCGGACCCGCAGCCCGACGCGCTCACCCGGTCACTTCCGAGTTCTCCGCTCCGCAACTCCAGTACCTCACGAAGCAATACCTCGGACCCCGCTGGCTCTTCCCGCCCTCTTTCCTCCTCCGCGTCCATCGCATCATCGTGTTCGCCGTCCAGCGCGGCCGTGGACCTCAGCCGCATTCTTGTGAACATAAAGTCGTGCCGCTGGAGGCATTTCCGGCCACGGACGCTATCCCAGCACGCTTTGGACGCGGGGGTCTCGTCTCTGAAAGGATTTGAGAATTTGAGTCGGGCTGTATCGGGACTAACTCGGAGCTTATCTGGAGGATCGGCGCTGCAGAACCGCACCGCTGCAGCTGCTCTTGTCAAAAGTgagtttgtgttgttttcacAATTCACAATAGCGAGTCTTATGACGCCGCCGAGCTATGTAGCCTAAATTGCAATGTTTAAATCGGATTGCTGTACATAGTCTGCTCATGTCCCACATTTTAAGagattgtttatttaattagataatgaaaatataatttctttagaGACATGTTAAATATCGCTATTGCGATATTCAACTTGCATAtcgcatgtttttccaatattgtATAACTCCAAACGCACGTGGCAGCTCTTGGACAATTAATGTCAGATTTTACTTTTTTGGTGATCACGTGACCAATTTTGGCCAATTGAAACCCAtgaaaagtacatttttcaatgtattgAAAGATACAATTTGGGTTTCAATTAAGGCTGcacaatatttgaaaaataacaataatatttaacatgtaGCAAAAGAAAGGACTCATTTATTATCTAATAAAAGAGATGGATGTtcattcagtaaaataagcaggCTCAATGTGTTGTAAACCAAACAATCATTataataacttcttttttttaaatacatgtatattgAAGTTATTGAGTGTCGTCAGTCACGCCCCTCGACGATGTTCACCTATTGGTTGGTGATGCACGTTTAACATGATCtcattggtcaaagtcagatcAAAGCatacaatttcatattttgacATATTGCACGGATGTTGACATTTCTTCCATGGATTGACTTGGGTTCAATCTCGACGAAACGCTTGgagggaaaatgtgttttctagCAGATGAAATTGTTAAACCGTTTTTGTAAAAGGGAGCAATTGGAATtcccaaaagaggttttaatggCTGACTACATTTTCATTTGCCAAAGTGCAAGTTCGCAGTCCTGGCTGGAGAAATGAGCAATAGAATTCGAATAAAAAGTGGTTGTGACAATATTAAGAAATCAATCGCAAAGCAGCTGAAAAGGTcgtcaagtcaaaaaaaaagtgttcaactGGGTTGCCCAAGTTCGTTTTCCACGCTTGCTCGGCTCCAAGCTTTTAATTTCACCATCAACTTGACCGGCGTCGTCTTTTGCCCGCTTCAGCGTTCACGGCGGAGCAGTACCAGCAGCATCAAGAGCAGCTGGCCGTCATGCAGAAGCAGCAGCTGGAGCAGAGCCAACATCAGCAGCAACAACACAAGAAGGAGCAaccgcagcagcagcaacagcagcaacaacaacaacagcaacaacagcaacaacagcagcagcaacagcgaCTGAAGGAGCAAAAGGAGCAGCAGCGGCAACAAATCCAACACGCCAACAACTGCCTGAGCGGCGCCGGCCCGCTCATCAGTCAGGTGGTGGCACGCCGGCAAAAGGCGGACACGCTCGCCACGCTCTTTCTCACCTCGTCATCGTCGTGCGTTCAGGTTCTGGTGTCCAAAACGTTGGACCAGGCCAGCGCCCAGTTTGCCGCCTCGGCCCTCGTCACCGCCGACCAGCTGCTGGCCTTCAAGTCCAAAGAGGAGCTGGTGCTGGCCGGCGGAGTCAACGGCGTCCTGGGGGCAGGTTTGTTGCCGTCTTGCTTGCATTTCAGCCCGTGGACAATATTTTCCCTTCCAGTGAAAATGGAAagcggctccaaatatcggttattacTGATAATCGGTAtctgccctgaaaaaaaaaacgacatatCGCTCTATCTCTACAATCAAGTATTGTACACATTAGCCATTGTGGCACCGAAATTGCTTTTGGTGTGTATGGCTTAGAAGGCGgggcctggcctggtgagtgacgtgggtgtcagtaAATGACTTGGCTGACTTGACTGAATGTGCTTGTTGTTGAATGAAGTGATTGAAAGCGGCCCGACGTGGCGACCCTTGACCTCGGGCGGGGGATTTACGTTACGTTGTAACTGCCGATGATCGGAGGCATGCTTTtgtatcatgatttttttttttttgtagtagtagtagttttgggggccgataaccgatattggAAGTAAATACGTGTTTGCAGTGAGAGAGCAAATGTTGAATAATCCAACATGTAACTTGAAGCCCATTTGTGAAGTTGCGCTTCAGCACGTTGATTCCTCGTAAATGTGTTTGTCGTCAGGCGTGTTGAAAGGTTTGCATCTGTCCAGCCCGGCGGCCACAGCGCTTCACCCCGGCCACACGGCGCCCGCTTTCCTGCAGCCCCCGCCCCATCCGGCCGCCGCCAACGCCGTCCCCGTCTCCCTGGCGGCCGCCCCGGGCAGCCACGCCGCGCTGGGCCTGCTGGGATGCGGCGGGGCCGGCGCCGCCCCCGCCGCCACTCAGGTCCTCATCGGGAACAACATCTGTCTGAGCGTGCCGTCGAACCGCCACCTGCCCCGCGCCCTGGCCGGCGTGCCGCCCGCTGCCTTAAAACTGTCTGCCGCTAGCAACCTGCAGAAGCCCAAAGTCTCTGCCACGCCGGCCATCGACATCAACTCCAGGTGAGGACGCCGACGGTGCCAATGAAACGCTTTTTTTCTAGCGATGCGTCGCACATTCGTTGTCTTGactactgctttttttttttttttcatttcttcttcttcccttgGCAAATCCTTGCGGCGCGTTAGGCGGCCAtcactctttctttctttgactCGTCAAAATGTGACGAAAAATGTCACATACTTGATGAACTCACTTTTGAAAACCATTGaacttattttaattttggagACGTGTGGTCAAGTAAGTCATTGATGAATCTCGAATAGCTTCCCTAAGAATCGAACCGAACCAGGACCGATTTGAATCCCGAGCCAAATGGTAGCCGTCGGTATGGAATCGTAGCCCGCCTTCACATTTACCAGCTAACAAAAGATCTCTTGAGTCCAACGGAGTTGTCGGACGTCAAATCCAATTGCATTTTATGATTAATCATAATCGTTTCAATTTGTTATTCACGAGTTGGATGTGAAATGTGTTTTGCGTGTTGTGGGCAGGGAGAAGCGCGAGGAGGACAAATCGTCGCTGAACAGCATCGTGGACAacacggtggccatggaagtcacGTAATGGCGGCCGGCGCTTGCTTTTCGGCCGCTGTGCATCGTAGCATCGGTGGGGACGGAAAAGGATGACGAGCCGATCGCCGTCCTTTgcaaaagctctttttttttctcgacttGTTTTCGTTAGCGCTGCgagacgtgcgtgcgtgcgtgcgttgtgCATATGTGTACAGTAAGGACTCGTTTGTACATAGCACTTGAATACACGTCCAAGCGTTTGTGATGTTTTGCACTTGAGAGCGAAAAAGAGGGCGACAAAAGTCAAAagtggtgcgtgcgtgcgtgtgtgtgtgtacgcatgtgcgtgcgtgagttgTATAGAGACGTTTTATCACGTGCATGGTGCGAGATGCTGCTTTTGATCTATTTATTGTGCCgtgtttacacttttttttttttcatatttggaTTCTCCTGATTTGTACACTGTACTTTATTTAGCTTCCTGTGCTCTTGTACGTGTTTGCCGGCCGCAGACTCGCCAGTTGTCTTTCTTTTACGTGGTCAACgtcggaaggaaaaaaaaaagtgacggcGGCGCGTATTCAAACAGGGAAGAAAGTCTCTTCCCAGAAGCCTTTGCTGCTTCGTTTTAAAGCactatttttgtgattttgtttttgtttgtttccgtcgatggcttttttttttttaacaatgacgATGCTGCTTTTTGTATTTTGGGTTGGAAGGGGATCGAACATCCTTCATTATTTCATGCAACAAGccccactttttatttttatttttatttttttttaatcccaccaacttttttgtattcagagttatttttgtattttgtgttctTGTGGTAAACTCGATTGTAAGCTTTTAAATGTCATATCATGGTTTGATTCGTTCAATGCTTCGATGACGATGAGGGAGGCGAGATGACGCGTTTCATCATTCCAGTTGTTGAGGAGAGAAGCAAAATAAGGGGAAGGAAgatccccccccgcccccttttttgtttctttttcttttttgctttctttttgaaacaaacacacaaaaaaaggatctCTCCAGATGGCTTTGCGGCCAACAAAACCACAAGTATTTTTGGGTGCCTTCCTTTGGGGAATTTCATGTCCTCTCTTCTGTGAAGAGTCCAGCACAAAGGCAGCATTACTTAGTAGTGCTCGTGCGCTTTGTGGGTGAgggtgggatggggggggggggtgatcttCAACGCTGGCTCTGCTGGCAAAATGTGTCCTTGAGGTTTACTTGTTCCACCTGGAGGCTGaaaagatgtttaaaaataaaaaatgtgacggAACTCTCACTAAAATAAGACAATAAAGCCCAGGGCATTAAATGTGACCTACAAGACTTgactctcattttttttttgtgtgtatttagttttgTTAGTAACTTCATTTTGAGTGTTTCTAATCTGGAGCATCCAGAAATGGATCAAGTATGATTGAACTTTTCGTAATTGTCTGAAATGAGCGCGTCCGTGTGTTTTTGACCTTTCGCTCCAGAAATGGGGCGTCCTGCTAAAGATTGGGAAATGCTCTGGCAGGGTTTTGGTTGCTAGGCAACAAGAGAGGCTTGACGGGGGCGGCCACAAGTGCTCCACTGTTTTCCTCATTGCCACACCTGCTGCCTCGCCGCACCACTAATTATTGAAGACGGTACAAGTGTGATGACAAAGAAGGCCTTTCACTGACCAGGATAAACACTCCCAACATTCTAGCCCGGCAAGCCGCACTAGGGACAGGCCCTTACGTTtggcgttttattttatttatatatatatttatatttatttatatatgtgtgtgtatatgtatgtatgaatgaatgaatgaaactaATTGACTATCTTAACCGCGAGGTGGCGCAACTACACCGTCATTGTCAGAGCCGTCTGGTCATTGTGCTTTCAAGGGTCACCGGGTTGCATTTTGTAGGTGGCCTCCACAAAAGCGAAACAGAATGTCTTGATCTAATCTGAGGTCAGTTTATGACTAAAACTAATATTAAGGCTAATCTTTTCACGTGTCATGTAAACGACCGATTTGGAGGATGCTGGTGATGCAAAGTCTTAAAGAAATTCCCCCAATTACAAATAAATCGACTGCTTAGAAAGTGTTGTTTgatttgttaaaataacacaaaacgcttttaaaatatatatatatatatatatatatatatatatatatatatataatgcatatttGCTACAAATATGCAGCGCCACCGTGTGGACGTGCTATGTACATTCACACGCAGACATTGCAGCCAATCTCCTGAAAGAATGTCTAAAATGATTCACAggctttcttctttttctcccccctcAATCATGGCTGGtgcgtcacacacacacacacacacacacactcccatgGAGACCCTCATCCCTGTGGGAAAGCGTACGGGAGGGGGCTCAAAAGCTTATCGAGTGCCTCCTCGCCACCGAGCGAGGACCAACAAGATGAAACTTCACTTGAAAGCCGCCGCGTGGGCTTATTTGGACCTGACGCCGAGGATGAGAGAAATCTGACGTGATTCCttcgagagagagaaaaaaatcaaaataacattTCTGACATTCTGTCCGTCAAATACaagccaaaaaacaaaagtggccAATCAGAGTAGAAGAAAGTTGTACAATCATGTCATCAAGGAGGAGATTGATTTGGCGGTGTAATGACGTCATTCTTGGCTTCTGTGCAGGAAGAACAACAAAGTTGCCACCTCAGccttttctcttctctttctCGGCTTTGCTGTTGTCCGAGCAGACAATGGAAAGTGTTCTTGGGAGAGGACATTTGTCGTCATTAGTGGAAGGGATTACAACACTTATAACACCGCGTAAAAGTGTGTGGTCACTCGTGATGACAAAAAATCAGCAAGGTCAGTACTACCTACGGTTGTCGTGATAAAGTCATACAGAAATTTGCCACTAGGGGGTGGGATGCTCTTTTCAGTAAATGTAAGAagagaagtagaagaagaaaagcaggaAGTGGTGGAAATGTTTGTCTCAGGTGGAAAATGAGGTGACGTCTTTGCTCTTTCCCTTACAAAAACGCCAAATAAAGTCCTGTAATAGAAGAACATTAATGATCATTTATGTTCCGAAGAATAAAAACGTGCAAGATactagttatatatatatatatatatatacacatatatatatatatatgtgtgtgtgtgtgtgttttggatcgTCTTTGACCAGGTTGTGTAATTTCTTCCTTTTGTTGATTAAAGCCGTGataattctctctttttttttgtcatgctgCCCCGCTCCTTCCTTCCTGAACAAACGATGAGCACACGATGGGAGAAGGAAAGTGGAAAAGTTTTGGTGGATTTACCCGAGCGAGCGGGAGTGTTGAGGTAAACGTCCGTCCATCTGTCAGCTCATCTCAggacaaaagaaaaactgcagAGGTTTAGTGGAAATGGTTTGATGTAACACTTGGCTGGAACGCAATGATTTGGAAAAGATGCGAATGGACACAAGAATTGCACAAAACCGCGCAAATGTAGGGATTGACGTTCTTACGACTTGAGCAAAGTAAATGATAGAAAACACAACATAAGATGAGCAGCACGGTgcgctagtggttagcacgtctgctcCACAGTTGTGAGGTTGGAGGGTCGTGCTGCAAATTGTCTTGAGTGACGATGATGAACAATTCTGATCTCAGCCGAGGATTGCTGCAAAAAGTGTTTGGCTTTAGATGTCAAAGAGCAAAAATGCGTCAGTGTGCGCTCGTGTGAATTTTCAGTCAAAAGCGAAAATCTTGACATTCCCGCCGAGTCTGCTTGATGTCTCGAATGTTTCCATGTCCTcgggagagagagaaacattttgttgcaAGGCACATTTTCAAAGCagggaaagaaaacaaaacaaaggcatTTAAGATGGCGGCGTTGCACAAGGTTGTGTgtaccaaaaaagaaagaaagacgttCTTCAACCTTGGGTTAATAACAAACCACAAAATGTAGCCACTGACAATTAGAGAATTGATTAGCTCCgtgaaataagattttttttgttgttgcatgtttatcagtgtttcttgaagattttttttttattataatgcatttcaattgatgtcaattaaatgtgtttttgctctTTGTGGGCGGGCCAGTCGTAAATTCCCACCAATGGCAGCGGTCGACTGTAGAggaaataaaaacgtttttagtttaataatatatatatatatatatacatatattattaaGGAAGTAACCACAGGTTTGTATGTAAAGTCTTCTTCACAAGATGGAAgacttactgtattttttttttttgttaggtcAAGTTGTGGATGGCAAAGCGTGGCCTTGCGGAGGTGCAATTCCAAAGCAAGGTAACGTTTGTGTTTACAAAAATTCAAAGCAGGCTCAAAGGTGAGGTTGCACGTGCATTGATGTTGACGATAACCAGTGGTAACGTAACAATTTTTCAATTTGTGATAAATGAACCCAAGCCCGACAGGAGACTCCTGGTAGACGCGCAGCACTTCATTTTTTCCGTCTGACTTTCCGCCAGCATCTGCAGTCAGGCCAAGCGCGGCATGAATGAACAAAGTCTGGCTGCTTCActtacgcacacgcacgcacgcacacacctctCTTTGCCGACTACTTTAAAATCCCAACAAAACGGCGCCGCAGGATTGTTACATTGCCATTTAATTCAAGCCATTTTCGAATCTCAAGCTCATCTTTTGATGAGATTTTTGCATTCTGCTCTGATTTTTAAGTTTAGCACTTAGAGTGATTCTGGAGGCGGAATGTTGGACTTTcttgggggcttttttttttttttaaagatcaactTTCACTCTTAAAAGCAGACGTGACCTTTCAGCTCAAGTTGCTGCCAATCACTCTTAGCACAGATAGACAAATACCCCATCCACCGACCCCCCCCCGCACATAGCCCCTCTTTTTCCTTTGACAACCTTCTGTCGGTGGCTGATCTTTTGTCAACTAAACATTTGGATTTCAGCTTCAAagcacacataaacacacattgcaccccccccccccctcatccaTAAAATTCCCCAAATGAATCTAAAAACTCTTGTTGGTATGAATAGCTTTTGTCATGAATATTCGTTCGTGTTACTCATTGACAAATGAAAGAGAATGTCAAcagaaacatttgcaaacaaagggatgctaataataataataataactacatTGGTTATAATACAGTGTTATCTCAAGTTACCAGTGACCCAACTACAATGTGTTCCAAAATATGAGCTGACGCTTGGctgatttttttctgtcttgagTTGAGAGCAAAAAGCAGCAGAAAGTGAAGCATTTGTATTTGAAGTTGAAGTTTAcgcataaaacaaacacaagcaaagaCCAGAAAACCGACTCGGCTAGCTTCATGCTAGCATACATGACAAAAAGCCACTGACAGGctaacaaaattagcattgCTGTTGTGGCAGTTGCGTTACGAAATCgtcttgacttacaagtttcaTTTGTTCTGTGACGACGTCGTATCatgcaaacaagcaaacaaagaaGATTTTCACAATCAAGTGACATCCGTAGCTTTTTGCTCGCAAATATTGTTGAATCTCTCCGTTTCTCTGTGAATTCAAATATTCATTGCTTCGACCAACATTTTAACATCATTTAAACATCGCGAGGTGCGAGCGGCTTATCAACAACGGCCTCTGGAGCGGCGTCCCTCGCATGCCAGCGCGCCGCCTATCAGTCCCACGCTGTCAGGAACGCCGTCTTTATCGCCGCGCCGCCATGTTTGTTTGCTCAAGGGAAATTCCAAGTGGCCCCCACCGCCCCCAAAAAACTCTTGAGGCCAGACAAGGTGGCGAACCAAAGGACCATGACGTCACTCATCACTTTCTTCCCAGAAAATAGACTTGATGTGGGGACGTTCCGATGTGACGCTAGCGTTAGCATTGTGGCCACTGAATTATGCACGTGAATGGAAAATTGTACATGAAGAAATACATTATATGCACGCGTAGCAGTGTTGTATGCTAGCTAGGCCGCTAATATATCCgtttctgaaaaaaaacaaatgtgagctTGTTGATGTTTGGAGATGATGTCGTTTGATTGTTCGCCCCTCCCAGGTTTCACAAGCCCCTTAACACATGTTGGGGGGGGCTCGAGTTTTAATCAAGAGCTACTGACCGTTTGTGGAGAAGATTGTTTTGGTTGCAAAACAAATGGCAAAATATCGGAAACAGTCACAagacgagtttttttttttttttgggtgggggggggtctcaAGTGCTGCAGCCTTTTAGTGGGTTTCTCGCCGCTCCGGTCTTCTGCTAAGTCAACAAAGCGGGATAGCGTTTACAATCCCGCCAATCCTCAAGAGGAAGCTTCATGCACTCGATTTCAAAAGGCTTGACTTGGTTCCAAAAATTGTTTATAAAAGGGGCGGGGTTGGAAAAGGCTAGCCACTGAGACGGCCACGATGTTGGTGTTTAATGAATTGATCGTGTGGTTATCCATGACCTGAACCGTTTATCTTGACGAGCGTCGCgggagtgctggagcctatcccggtAGTTTTTTGACTTATTGTCCAAGTTACTGTAAGCGCGTGTCCAAATAAAGTACTGTGTAGTGTGTTGGTCTTCtgggctcactatttggcaaacgTCTCACTATTTAGCGCAAAGTCTCCCTCCGTTACAGGCACAAAGGAGTCGTAGTGTCAACTTTCTGTCATGTCATTGCTAAATAATGAGCTACTACTTTTTAAAAGGAGTGAACTCGATGagggctcactatttggcaacaGTCTTTACTGTTCTTATCTGATGACTTAAAGAGTCGATGATGTCATCCAATTGATGTGACGCTTATTAGGGAGCGTTTGTTGACGTCAACTCCCGACTTTGTTGCTCGTACCTTTTGTAATGCTGCTCAAATGCTTGCAAATGATTTGGACTTACAAAAAGACGACGTCGGCCGAGCGGGACGACATCCAAGAAGAACCTTCGAATGTATATTTGAAGCGCTTTGGGGGATAATGAAAGAGAAATGGATGTTTTGAGGTCAAGGCCACACGGGAAGACGCGTGACATCAAAGTGAAAGTGAGCAAGACGAGGACGACTTACTTGACTGCTGTGTGTGTTGGGTGGGGCGTGGGGGGGTCGGGATTAGAGGCCGGTGGTCCGGAATCGGGTTTCAAACTCCCCTTCCCGCCCATTTTTTAGGGAGCCGGTGCACTGAAGCTGCTTTGTTTGGaccaggaggaagaggaggaggaggaggaggaggaggaggagaagccgGCCTTTTTAAGCCCGGAGCGAAGCGGCAGGAGTCCGAGTGGGCTTCCATCTCTCTCACTTGAGCAGAGTTTCGCGGCGGTCCGAAGCTGTGGAGATGAACTCacggtaaacaaacaaacacgttgAAATGGAAAAgtttgaaaagaactttgaattggatttgtgtgtgcgtgcgtgcgtgcaggatTCCTCCCTGGTGCGTTGGACTATTTCTGCTCCTGAGTTTGTCGGCGGGTGAGCAGCTGGAAGGTGAGTTTTGACGACGCGTCACCGGATGACTCGGGAATGAATGACCGCGTGACGCTTgctcgtttttttaaatgttttattctgacttgcaaaagttttgtttagttgtgacaaaagtggaagacGTGTTGGTCGCGTTTGGCCAACTTTGCGTCtgctttattttcattctgATATTCAGTTTGTCCTTTTCCAAGACGGCAATTGAAGCCAAATGACTATTTTGGGTGTTaagtttcttttcctttttgttt
Protein-coding sequences here:
- the LOC144040220 gene encoding enhancer of polycomb homolog 1-like isoform X2 translates to MSKLSFRARALDASKPLPVFRCEDLPDLHEYASINRAVPQMPTGMEKEEESEHHLQRAISAQQVYGEKRDNMVIPVPEAERNITHYESLYPGEFKMPKQLIHIQPFGLDTEQPDYDLDSGDETFVNKLKKKMEITALQFEEMIDRLEKGSGQQFVSLQEAKLLLKEDDELIKEVFDYWSRKRKLCKLGTFVSNIKQEKRDGSSTSDPYVAFRRRTEKMQTRKNRKNDEASYEKMLKLRRDLSRAVTILEMIKRREKSKREMLHLTLEIVEKRKVMPDFGSEVMAEALAQQALVKPVYTIPVIPSANQYRHQDHLDMKDYKKEKTEVVRTKRKYEKKPKLPPRSAPHHVGPSIFNVKDLNQYDFPSSDDEHFSQIHSGSSEAEEENDPDGCYAFRRKAGCHYYASSPGRSGSWPWVSPLEGGLGHPRFRYCLTSLNTPRRCVGLARRRVGRGGRFLLDRAHADLDAVCQYPDPQPDALTRSLPSSPLRNSSTSRSNTSDPAGSSRPLSSSASIASSCSPSSAAVDLSRILVNIKSCRWRHFRPRTLSQHALDAGVSSLKGFENLSRAVSGLTRSLSGGSALQNRTAAAALVKTFTAEQYQQHQEQLAVMQKQQLEQSQHQQQQHKKEQPQQQQQQQQQQQQQQQQQQQQQRLKEQKEQQRQQIQHANNCLSGAGPLISQVVARRQKADTLATLFLTSSSSCVQVLVSKTLDQASAQFAASALVTADQLLAFKSKEELVLAGGVNGVLGAGVLKGLHLSSPAATALHPGHTAPAFLQPPPHPAAANAVPVSLAAAPGSHAALGLLGCGGAGAAPAATQVLIGNNICLSVPSNRHLPRALAGVPPAALKLSAASNLQKPKVSATPAIDINSREKREEDKSSLNSIVDNTVAMEVT